A single region of the Aurantiacibacter sp. MUD11 genome encodes:
- a CDS encoding YebC/PmpR family DNA-binding transcriptional regulator: MAGHSKFKNIMHRKGAQDKKRSNLFSKLSREITVAAKMGTPDPDMNPRLRLAVNTAKAQSMPKDNIQRAIDKASAQDGENYEEVRYEGYGPGGSAIIVEALTDNRNRTATNVRNCFAKNGGNMGTEGSVAHGFERKGLIEYPASAGDEETVLMAAMEAGADDIESTEDGHTIWTEATALHEVASAMEKALGEAENVKLAWKPNLTVELDEGAAGTLLKLIDALDDDDDVQTVWGNYDISDEVMEKIGN, from the coding sequence ATGGCAGGCCATTCCAAATTCAAGAACATCATGCACCGCAAGGGTGCGCAGGATAAGAAGCGTTCCAACCTGTTCTCCAAGCTGAGCCGCGAAATCACCGTGGCCGCGAAGATGGGCACGCCCGATCCGGACATGAACCCGCGCCTCCGCCTGGCGGTCAACACCGCCAAGGCGCAGTCCATGCCCAAGGACAACATCCAGCGCGCCATCGACAAGGCGAGTGCGCAGGACGGCGAGAATTACGAAGAGGTCCGCTACGAGGGTTACGGCCCCGGCGGCAGCGCGATCATCGTCGAGGCGCTGACCGACAACCGCAACCGCACGGCCACCAACGTGCGCAACTGCTTCGCCAAGAACGGCGGCAATATGGGCACCGAGGGTTCGGTTGCTCACGGCTTCGAACGCAAGGGCCTGATCGAGTATCCGGCCAGCGCGGGCGACGAGGAAACCGTGCTAATGGCTGCCATGGAAGCGGGTGCCGACGACATCGAGAGCACGGAAGATGGCCACACCATCTGGACCGAGGCCACCGCGCTGCACGAAGTCGCCAGCGCGATGGAAAAGGCATTGGGCGAGGCCGAGAATGTCAAGCTGGCGTGGAAGCCCAACCTTACCGTCGAGCTGGACGAAGGCGCGGCAGGTACCCTGCTCAAGCTGATCGACGCGCTGGACGACGATGACGACGTGCAGACCGTCT
- a CDS encoding DUF2312 domain-containing protein, producing MAEATDDRLRLLIERIERLEEEKKGIADDIRDVYSEAKAVGYDTKIMRQIVRLRKMDHNDRSEMEMILDTYKAALGMG from the coding sequence ATGGCCGAAGCCACCGACGACCGCCTGCGCCTGCTGATCGAGCGTATCGAGCGCCTCGAAGAAGAAAAGAAGGGCATCGCCGACGACATTCGCGACGTCTATTCCGAGGCCAAGGCAGTCGGCTACGACACCAAGATCATGCGCCAGATCGTGCGTCTGCGGAAGATGGACCACAACGATCGCAGCGAGATGGAAATGATCCTCGATACCTACAAGGCCGCGCTCGGCATGGGGTAA
- a CDS encoding DUF1244 domain-containing protein, translating into MSDTRDPLEMLPDDVAAAAFRRLVRHLRYRHDAQNIELMGLAGFCRNCLADWIRDAGYDGDKAMARELIHGMPMDRWKTEYQSEATPEQLERMEASLKKNRPDLR; encoded by the coding sequence ATGAGCGATACCCGCGATCCCCTCGAGATGTTGCCCGACGATGTGGCCGCCGCGGCCTTCCGTCGGCTGGTGCGCCACCTGCGCTATCGGCACGATGCGCAGAACATCGAACTGATGGGACTGGCAGGTTTTTGCCGGAATTGTCTGGCCGACTGGATTCGCGATGCCGGCTACGATGGCGACAAGGCCATGGCGCGCGAACTGATCCACGGCATGCCGATGGACCGGTGGAAGACCGAGTACCAGAGCGAGGCGACGCCCGAGCAGCTCGAACGCATGGAAGCGAGCCTGAAGAAGAACCGCCCCGATCTGCGTTAG
- the pyk gene encoding pyruvate kinase, translating into MAKLEPRRRKVKILATTGPASSDPDMLRNLLLAGADAFRVNMSHGEHEVHAKTIAAIRALEKEYNRPIAILADLQGPKLRVGKFADGRATIPHGAEFTFDRSQEPGDATRVELPHPEIFDVVEEGQRLLVNDGKIRLRVKQVGLDSITCKAEVGGVISDRKGVNVPDAEIPIPALTDKDRRDLAFAIEHGVDWIGLSFVQRPDDLAEARKLMGGYGALCAKIEKPQAVRRLDEIIELADGIMVARGDLGVELEPQEVPPLQKKIVNATRLTGKPVIVATQMLESMIESPAPTRAEVSDVANAVYDGADCVMLSAETAAGAWPEEAVLMMDSIARQVERDEGYKQRVRMLETPPDPTTADALAHACMTIADTVKINAIAVFTCSGSSARRVARERPAVPLMVLTPSMRVARRVALLWGGHPVATKDIGSFEEMIAKGKRMALRHGFAGEGARIAMMAGVPFGVAGATNLVHVVTVKGNELEHYDGEG; encoded by the coding sequence ATGGCAAAACTCGAACCGCGTCGCCGCAAGGTCAAGATCCTCGCCACCACTGGTCCGGCCAGTTCCGATCCGGACATGCTGCGCAACCTGCTGCTTGCCGGGGCCGATGCCTTCCGCGTCAACATGAGCCATGGCGAGCACGAGGTCCACGCCAAAACCATCGCCGCGATCCGCGCGCTGGAAAAGGAATACAATCGCCCCATCGCCATTCTCGCGGACCTGCAGGGCCCGAAGCTGCGCGTGGGCAAGTTTGCCGATGGCCGCGCCACCATCCCCCACGGGGCGGAATTCACCTTCGACCGCTCGCAAGAGCCGGGCGATGCCACGCGCGTCGAACTGCCGCATCCGGAAATCTTCGACGTGGTGGAGGAAGGCCAGCGGCTGCTGGTGAACGACGGCAAGATCCGCTTGCGGGTGAAGCAGGTCGGGCTCGATTCCATCACCTGCAAGGCCGAGGTCGGCGGCGTGATTTCGGACCGCAAGGGCGTGAACGTGCCCGATGCGGAGATTCCCATCCCCGCCCTCACCGACAAGGACCGGCGCGACCTCGCCTTCGCCATCGAACATGGCGTGGACTGGATCGGCCTGTCCTTCGTGCAGCGCCCGGACGACCTGGCCGAAGCGCGCAAGCTGATGGGCGGCTACGGCGCGCTCTGCGCCAAGATCGAGAAACCGCAGGCGGTGCGCCGCCTCGACGAGATCATCGAGCTGGCCGATGGCATCATGGTCGCTCGCGGAGACCTGGGCGTGGAGCTGGAGCCGCAGGAAGTGCCGCCGCTGCAGAAGAAGATCGTCAATGCCACGCGCCTGACAGGCAAGCCGGTGATCGTGGCGACGCAGATGCTCGAATCGATGATCGAGAGCCCCGCCCCGACGCGCGCCGAAGTCTCCGACGTCGCCAATGCCGTTTACGACGGCGCGGACTGCGTCATGCTGAGCGCGGAGACCGCTGCCGGTGCCTGGCCCGAGGAAGCCGTGCTGATGATGGATTCCATCGCTCGCCAGGTGGAGCGGGACGAGGGCTACAAGCAGCGCGTGCGCATGCTGGAAACGCCGCCCGACCCCACCACGGCCGACGCGCTGGCCCATGCCTGCATGACGATTGCCGACACGGTGAAGATCAATGCCATCGCCGTCTTCACCTGCTCGGGCAGCAGCGCCCGCCGCGTCGCGCGCGAACGCCCGGCCGTGCCACTGATGGTGCTGACGCCGTCCATGCGCGTGGCCCGGCGCGTGGCCTTGCTGTGGGGCGGCCACCCGGTCGCCACCAAGGACATCGGCAGCTTCGAGGAGATGATCGCCAAGGGCAAGCGCATGGCCCTGCGCCACGGCTTTGCCGGCGAAGGCGCGCGAATCGCGATGATGGCGGGTGTGCCCTTCGGCGTGGCCGGCGCGACGAACCTCGTCCACGTCGTCACCGTGAAGGGCAACGAGCTGGAGCACTACGACGGCGAGGGCTGA